One Leifsonia shinshuensis DNA window includes the following coding sequences:
- the pilM gene encoding type IV pilus assembly protein PilM → MANTVVGIDIGSASIRAVELADAEKPKPTLVRYGRIDVPAGAVKRGEVIEADTVAALLKRLWTTSGFKTKRVVLGMGNQRVFARDLTVPRAPLPRIRESLPFLVQEMLPLPVSETILDFYPTSEGMGEHGPTVNGLLIAAVKDAILANVKAVQAAGLTPVEVDLVPFALQRALVTRPRVPGTVALIDVGASTTTVIVATNGVPEFVRIIPTGGDDLTTALSNRLSLAPPQAEAVKRALGLAPNVSTAEEHSQATVIYEVVNELLGSLRNTIAYFSNTREATPVQRIVLAGGAAQLPGFGSALAEFTRLPVEDGDPFSTIAIARGLRAENLRIDQREITVALGLAMGSVAA, encoded by the coding sequence ATGGCGAACACCGTGGTGGGCATCGACATCGGCAGCGCGAGTATCCGCGCCGTCGAGCTGGCCGACGCCGAGAAGCCCAAGCCGACGCTGGTCAGGTACGGCCGGATCGACGTGCCGGCCGGTGCGGTCAAGCGCGGAGAGGTGATCGAGGCGGACACGGTCGCGGCTCTCCTGAAGCGCCTGTGGACGACCAGCGGGTTCAAGACCAAGCGCGTGGTGCTCGGGATGGGCAACCAGCGCGTGTTCGCCCGCGACCTGACGGTGCCGCGGGCGCCGCTGCCGCGCATCCGCGAATCGCTGCCGTTCCTCGTCCAGGAGATGCTGCCGCTTCCGGTGTCCGAGACCATCCTCGACTTCTACCCGACGAGCGAGGGGATGGGGGAGCACGGCCCCACCGTGAACGGGCTGCTGATCGCGGCGGTGAAGGACGCGATCCTGGCGAACGTGAAGGCGGTGCAGGCCGCCGGCCTCACGCCCGTCGAGGTCGACCTCGTCCCGTTCGCGCTGCAGCGCGCCCTGGTCACCCGGCCGCGCGTCCCGGGCACCGTCGCACTGATCGACGTCGGGGCGAGCACGACGACCGTGATCGTGGCGACCAACGGGGTGCCTGAGTTCGTGCGGATCATTCCGACCGGGGGAGACGACCTGACCACCGCGCTGTCGAACCGGCTCTCGCTGGCGCCTCCGCAGGCGGAGGCGGTCAAGCGCGCGCTGGGGCTGGCGCCGAACGTGTCCACGGCCGAGGAGCACTCCCAGGCGACGGTGATCTACGAGGTCGTCAACGAGCTTCTCGGGAGCCTCCGCAACACGATCGCTTACTTCTCGAACACCCGGGAGGCGACGCCCGTGCAGCGCATCGTGCTCGCCGGCGGGGCGGCCCAGCTGCCGGGCTTCGGGTCGGCGCTCGCAGAGTTCACCCGCCTCCCGGTCGAGGACGGCGACCCGTTCAGCACGATCGCGATCGCGCGCGGGTTGCGGGCGGAGAACCTTCGAATCGATCAGCGCGAGATCACGGTCGCGCTCGGACTGGCGATGGGGAGTGTTGCAGCATGA